One region of Acidimicrobiales bacterium genomic DNA includes:
- a CDS encoding cold-shock protein → MRGPRNNGTATAGAVRWFNSAKGYGFIIPDDGGKDVFVHHSAVKDSGNPELTEGQRVHFESESGAKGRHAISLRSA, encoded by the coding sequence ATCCGGGGCCCGCGGAACAACGGGACCGCGACCGCCGGAGCCGTGCGGTGGTTCAACTCGGCCAAGGGCTACGGGTTCATCATCCCCGACGATGGGGGCAAGGACGTCTTCGTCCACCACAGCGCCGTGAAGGACAGCGGCAACCCCGAGCTGACCGAGGGCCAACGGGTCCATTTCGAATCCGAGTCGGGCGCCAAGGGCCGGCACGCCATCAGCCTTCGATCTGCGTAG